Proteins from a genomic interval of Deinococcus ruber:
- a CDS encoding pyridoxamine 5'-phosphate oxidase family protein — MSYYDPARRDPTISRRPGNRRDDVWIRALLARVPVCRVATRWNDMPFINPTSFVYRPEHGDIVFHSNLAGRMRANAERHQDAGEQVCFEASEIGELLPSNDPLELSMQYRSVIAFGLLELLEDDAARSALEDLSRKYFPQLRPGIEMRPISENDLVRTSVYRIHSLRWSGKENWEEQAMQSEEWPPLEQR; from the coding sequence TCAGCCGCAGGCCCGGCAACCGCCGTGACGACGTCTGGATTCGCGCCCTGCTCGCCCGCGTTCCGGTGTGCCGCGTGGCGACCCGCTGGAACGACATGCCGTTCATCAATCCGACCAGCTTCGTGTATCGTCCCGAGCACGGCGACATCGTGTTTCATTCCAATCTGGCGGGCCGGATGCGGGCCAATGCCGAGCGCCATCAGGATGCGGGCGAGCAGGTGTGCTTCGAGGCGTCTGAAATCGGGGAACTGCTGCCCAGTAACGATCCGCTGGAACTGTCGATGCAGTACCGCAGCGTCATTGCCTTCGGCCTGCTCGAACTGCTGGAAGACGACGCGGCCCGCAGCGCCCTGGAAGACCTGAGCCGCAAGTATTTTCCGCAGCTGCGCCCCGGCATCGAGATGCGCCCAATTTCCGAGAACGATCTGGTGCGGACCAGCGTATACCGCATTCATTCGCTGCGCTGGAGTGGGAAGGAAAACTGGGAAGAGCAGGCGATGCAGAGTGAGGAGTG